A region from the Prionailurus viverrinus isolate Anna chromosome E2, UM_Priviv_1.0, whole genome shotgun sequence genome encodes:
- the ZSWIM9 gene encoding uncharacterized protein ZSWIM9 isoform X2: MGHTPVGAKYVLDVERTSGYGSISEAGATAGCGDPWGHLWERGSGCISEIHPGRREPQAPQDGVPTQHGRPGGAGAAGAGLLLVGRVQPLLRRVVPAAAGTLLRQELHAPGALPLGQRAPALHAHRRAQVQLRAARVQGRARAQPAHRGVKLVFVEDQAVVETVFFLTSRTRALLRRFPRILLVDRLPGLQGALDLLAVLCVDGAGRARQAACCVARPGTPSLLRFALASLLQSAPDVKGRVRCLTAGPEVAAQLPAVRQLLPGARVQICRAQGLETLFSKAQELGGAGREDPGLWPRLCRLAGASSPAAYAEALAELRAHGPAAFVDYFERNWAPRRDMWVRFRAFEAARDLDACALVRGHRRRLLRRLSPSRSVAQCLRDLVAMQWADAAGEAAPEGPDGGGPWPEGEPGRGAHVEKERMKGLESGDWAGTPREGSIWRGAQLEKERARGVEARDRGGAQLESDSGRGWQVQDWRGSQSENEHWRGPEIRDWRGTPLEAEKDWGPEGYVGRGAWLEDGGPRALEGYTWRMAQLEGDSIRVLETTERRGAPFDPERAKSLEGSTWRGAQLHDERAHGLKARDWKGPQLEAEKGRGLEVRTWRGHHVEKPRELVPENGDQRGPPWGDERQRGPEVGEEREVRLGVKRRRDLEDVVLVHLGDTRVTGLENGEGARSVGPKGRGEQGMGCGGAGGRCLGLGNGVPCGPAVGTVCEGDPEWAGTRRVCLAAGESPQEGGQEEGPREPKRPCCPSAEEEVDWEPLAKFRAACGPELAELVAEELAFARQHGTRGFHWTGAGFALKDGTSDFFLDRALTRCSCSIHAARRLPCRHLFAARLLTGAALFHMDLLRDCWGRAPEP, translated from the exons ATGGGGCACACACCTGTGGGCGCAAAGTACGTACTGGATGTGGAGAGGACATCTGGATATGGGAGCATCTCGGAGGCAGGGGCTACAGCTGGATGTGGCGACCCATGGGGTCAcctctgggagaggggcagcggcTGCATATCGGAGATACATCCCGGGAGGAGGGAGCCACAG gcgccccaggatggaGTCCCCACCCAGCACGGCAGGCCAGGAGGAGCAGGAGCTGCGGGAGCGGGCCTTCTTCTCGTGGGCCGAGTTCAGCCGCTTCTTCGACGCGTGGTGCCAGCAGCGGCTGGCACTCTTCTTCGTCAAGAGCTCCATGCACCTGGCGCGCTGCCGCTGGGCCAGCGCGCCCCCGCTCTACACGCTCATCGACGTGCTCAAGTACAGCTACGTGCGGCTCGTGTGCAAGGACGTGCGCGCGCCCAGCCGGCCCACCGTGGG GTGAAGCTGGTGTTCGTGGAGGACCAGGCGGTGGTGGAGACCGTGTTCTTCCTGACGTCGCGCACCCGGGCGCTGCTGCGGCGCTTCCCGCGCATCCTCCTGGTGGACCGGCTGCCCGGGCTGCAGGGCGCGCTGGACCTGCTGGCGGTGCTGTGCGTGGACGGCGCGGGGCGCGCGCGCCAGGCCGCCTGCTGCGTGGCGCGCCCGGGCACGCCGAGCCTGCTGCGCTTCGCGCTGGCCTCGCTGCTGCAGAGCGCGCCCGACGTCAAGGGCCGCGTGCGCTGCCTGACGGCCGGGCCCGAGGTGGCGGCGCAGCTGCCGGCCGTGCGCCAGCTGCTGCCGGGCGCGCGCGTGCAGATCTGCCGCGCGCAGGGCCTGGAGACGCTCTTCAGCAAGGCCCAGGAGCTGGGCGGCGCCGGCCGCGAGGACCCGGGCCTGTGGCCGCGCCTGTGCCGCCTGGCCGGCGCCTCGTCGCCCGCCGCCTACGCCGAGGCGCTGGCCGAGCTGCGCGCCCACGGCCCGGCCGCCTTCGTCGACTACTTCGAGCGCAACTGGGCCCCGCGCCGCGACATGTGGGTGCGCTTCCGAGCCTTCGAGGCGGCCCGGGACCTGGACGCGTGCGCCCTGGTGCGCGGCCACCGCCGGCGCTTGCTGCGCCGCCTGAGCCCCTCGCGCAGCGTGGCGCAGTGCCTCCGCGACCTGGTGGCCATGCAGTGGGCCGATGCGGCCGGGGAGGCGGCGCCCGAGGGCCCCGACGGCGGGGGGCCTTGGCCAGAGggcgagccggggaggggagcCCACGTGGAGAAGGAAAGGATGAAGGGCCTGGAGAGCGGGGACTGGGCAGGGACCCCGAGAGAAGGAAGTATTTGGCGAGGCGCCCAGTTGGAGAAGGAGCGGGCCCGAGGAGTGGAGGCCAGAGACCGGGGAGGGGCTCAGTTAGAAAGTGACTCGGGGAGAGGGTGGCAGGTCCAAGACTGGAGAGGGTCCCAGTCGGAGAACGAGCACTGGAGAGGGCCAGAGATCAGAGACTGGAGGGGGACCCCGTTGGAGGCCGAGAAAGATTGGGGACCAGAAGGTTACGTAGGGAGAGGGGCCTGGTTGGAGGACGGTGGGCCGAGAGCATTGGAAGGGTATACCTGGAGGATGGCCCAGCTGGAGGGTGACAGCATTAGGGTGCTGGAGACCACAGAGCGGAGGGGGGCCCCGTTTGATCCTGAGAGGGCCAAGAGTCTTGAAGGGAGCACCTGGCGGGGGGCCCAGCTGCACGATGAGAGGGCACACGGACTGAAAGCCAGAGACTGGAAGGGGCCTCAGCTGGAagctgagaagggaagggggctgGAGGTCAGGACCTGGAGGGGGCACCATGTGGAGAAGCCCAGGGAGTTGGTCCCTGAGAATGGAGACCAAAGGGGGCCCCCGTGGGgagatgagaggcagagagggccagaggttggagaagagagggaagtgaGGTTGGGGGTCAAAAGAAGAAGGGATCTGGAAGATGTAGTTCTGGTCCATCTGGGGGACACGAGGGTGACAGGCCTGGAGAACGGAGAGGGAGCCCGGTCTGTGGGCCCCAAGGGCCGAGGAGAACAAGGCATGGGGTGTGGGGGTGCAGGAGGGAGGTGTCTAGGGCTGGGGAACGGAGTCCCGTGTGGGCCCGCCGTGGGAACTGTGTGTGAAGGCGATCCAGAATGGGCAGGGACGCGGAGAGTGTGCCTGGCCGCTGGGGAGAGCCCGCAGGAAGGGGGTCAAGAAGAAGGTCCACGGGAACCAAAGAGGCCTTGCTGCCCCTCCGCAGAGGAGGAGGTGGACTGGGAGCCCCTGGCCAAGTTCCGAGCGGCCTGCGGGCCAGAGCTGGCGGAACTGGTGGCCGAAGAGCTGGCCTTCGCCAGGCAGCATGGGACCCGGGGTTTCCACTGGACTGGAGCTGGGTTTGCCCTTAAGGACGGAACCTCGGACTTCTTCCTGGACAGGGCCCTGACCCGCTGCAGCTGCTCTATCCACGCCGCCCGTCGTCTGCCCTGCCGCCACCTCTTTGCGGCACGCCTCCTCACGGGGGCAGCCTTATTCCACATGGACCTGCTCAGGGACTGCTGGGGGAGAGCCCCAGAGCCCTGA
- the ZSWIM9 gene encoding uncharacterized protein ZSWIM9 isoform X1: protein MESPPSTAGQEEQELRERAFFSWAEFSRFFDAWCQQRLALFFVKSSMHLARCRWASAPPLYTLIDVLKYSYVRLVCKDVRAPSRPTVGPPQPGCPAFIIVKLSPLRDRLVVTECQLTHSHPACPLEFAYYFRPGHLLANACLPVRTTNKISKQFVAPADVHRLLSYCKGRDHGVLDALHVLEGLFRTDPEAKVKLVFVEDQAVVETVFFLTSRTRALLRRFPRILLVDRLPGLQGALDLLAVLCVDGAGRARQAACCVARPGTPSLLRFALASLLQSAPDVKGRVRCLTAGPEVAAQLPAVRQLLPGARVQICRAQGLETLFSKAQELGGAGREDPGLWPRLCRLAGASSPAAYAEALAELRAHGPAAFVDYFERNWAPRRDMWVRFRAFEAARDLDACALVRGHRRRLLRRLSPSRSVAQCLRDLVAMQWADAAGEAAPEGPDGGGPWPEGEPGRGAHVEKERMKGLESGDWAGTPREGSIWRGAQLEKERARGVEARDRGGAQLESDSGRGWQVQDWRGSQSENEHWRGPEIRDWRGTPLEAEKDWGPEGYVGRGAWLEDGGPRALEGYTWRMAQLEGDSIRVLETTERRGAPFDPERAKSLEGSTWRGAQLHDERAHGLKARDWKGPQLEAEKGRGLEVRTWRGHHVEKPRELVPENGDQRGPPWGDERQRGPEVGEEREVRLGVKRRRDLEDVVLVHLGDTRVTGLENGEGARSVGPKGRGEQGMGCGGAGGRCLGLGNGVPCGPAVGTVCEGDPEWAGTRRVCLAAGESPQEGGQEEGPREPKRPCCPSAEEEVDWEPLAKFRAACGPELAELVAEELAFARQHGTRGFHWTGAGFALKDGTSDFFLDRALTRCSCSIHAARRLPCRHLFAARLLTGAALFHMDLLRDCWGRAPEP, encoded by the exons atggaGTCCCCACCCAGCACGGCAGGCCAGGAGGAGCAGGAGCTGCGGGAGCGGGCCTTCTTCTCGTGGGCCGAGTTCAGCCGCTTCTTCGACGCGTGGTGCCAGCAGCGGCTGGCACTCTTCTTCGTCAAGAGCTCCATGCACCTGGCGCGCTGCCGCTGGGCCAGCGCGCCCCCGCTCTACACGCTCATCGACGTGCTCAAGTACAGCTACGTGCGGCTCGTGTGCAAGGACGTGCGCGCGCCCAGCCGGCCCACCGTGGG GCCCCCCCAGCCCGGCTGCCCGGCCTTCATCATCGTCAAGCTGAGCCCGCTGCGGGACCGCCTCGTGGTGACAGAGTGCCAGCTGACCCACTCGCACCCGGCCTGCCCGCTCGAGTTCGCCTACTACTTCCGCCCGGGCCACCTGCTGGCCAACGCCTGCCTGCCCGTGCGCACCACCAACAAGATCTCCAAGCAGTTCGTGGCCCCCGCCGACGTGCACCGCCTGCTCTCCTACTGCAAGGGCCGCGACCACGGCGTCCTGGACGCCCTGCACGTGCTCGAGGGGCTCTTCCGCACCGACCCCGAGGCCAAG GTGAAGCTGGTGTTCGTGGAGGACCAGGCGGTGGTGGAGACCGTGTTCTTCCTGACGTCGCGCACCCGGGCGCTGCTGCGGCGCTTCCCGCGCATCCTCCTGGTGGACCGGCTGCCCGGGCTGCAGGGCGCGCTGGACCTGCTGGCGGTGCTGTGCGTGGACGGCGCGGGGCGCGCGCGCCAGGCCGCCTGCTGCGTGGCGCGCCCGGGCACGCCGAGCCTGCTGCGCTTCGCGCTGGCCTCGCTGCTGCAGAGCGCGCCCGACGTCAAGGGCCGCGTGCGCTGCCTGACGGCCGGGCCCGAGGTGGCGGCGCAGCTGCCGGCCGTGCGCCAGCTGCTGCCGGGCGCGCGCGTGCAGATCTGCCGCGCGCAGGGCCTGGAGACGCTCTTCAGCAAGGCCCAGGAGCTGGGCGGCGCCGGCCGCGAGGACCCGGGCCTGTGGCCGCGCCTGTGCCGCCTGGCCGGCGCCTCGTCGCCCGCCGCCTACGCCGAGGCGCTGGCCGAGCTGCGCGCCCACGGCCCGGCCGCCTTCGTCGACTACTTCGAGCGCAACTGGGCCCCGCGCCGCGACATGTGGGTGCGCTTCCGAGCCTTCGAGGCGGCCCGGGACCTGGACGCGTGCGCCCTGGTGCGCGGCCACCGCCGGCGCTTGCTGCGCCGCCTGAGCCCCTCGCGCAGCGTGGCGCAGTGCCTCCGCGACCTGGTGGCCATGCAGTGGGCCGATGCGGCCGGGGAGGCGGCGCCCGAGGGCCCCGACGGCGGGGGGCCTTGGCCAGAGggcgagccggggaggggagcCCACGTGGAGAAGGAAAGGATGAAGGGCCTGGAGAGCGGGGACTGGGCAGGGACCCCGAGAGAAGGAAGTATTTGGCGAGGCGCCCAGTTGGAGAAGGAGCGGGCCCGAGGAGTGGAGGCCAGAGACCGGGGAGGGGCTCAGTTAGAAAGTGACTCGGGGAGAGGGTGGCAGGTCCAAGACTGGAGAGGGTCCCAGTCGGAGAACGAGCACTGGAGAGGGCCAGAGATCAGAGACTGGAGGGGGACCCCGTTGGAGGCCGAGAAAGATTGGGGACCAGAAGGTTACGTAGGGAGAGGGGCCTGGTTGGAGGACGGTGGGCCGAGAGCATTGGAAGGGTATACCTGGAGGATGGCCCAGCTGGAGGGTGACAGCATTAGGGTGCTGGAGACCACAGAGCGGAGGGGGGCCCCGTTTGATCCTGAGAGGGCCAAGAGTCTTGAAGGGAGCACCTGGCGGGGGGCCCAGCTGCACGATGAGAGGGCACACGGACTGAAAGCCAGAGACTGGAAGGGGCCTCAGCTGGAagctgagaagggaagggggctgGAGGTCAGGACCTGGAGGGGGCACCATGTGGAGAAGCCCAGGGAGTTGGTCCCTGAGAATGGAGACCAAAGGGGGCCCCCGTGGGgagatgagaggcagagagggccagaggttggagaagagagggaagtgaGGTTGGGGGTCAAAAGAAGAAGGGATCTGGAAGATGTAGTTCTGGTCCATCTGGGGGACACGAGGGTGACAGGCCTGGAGAACGGAGAGGGAGCCCGGTCTGTGGGCCCCAAGGGCCGAGGAGAACAAGGCATGGGGTGTGGGGGTGCAGGAGGGAGGTGTCTAGGGCTGGGGAACGGAGTCCCGTGTGGGCCCGCCGTGGGAACTGTGTGTGAAGGCGATCCAGAATGGGCAGGGACGCGGAGAGTGTGCCTGGCCGCTGGGGAGAGCCCGCAGGAAGGGGGTCAAGAAGAAGGTCCACGGGAACCAAAGAGGCCTTGCTGCCCCTCCGCAGAGGAGGAGGTGGACTGGGAGCCCCTGGCCAAGTTCCGAGCGGCCTGCGGGCCAGAGCTGGCGGAACTGGTGGCCGAAGAGCTGGCCTTCGCCAGGCAGCATGGGACCCGGGGTTTCCACTGGACTGGAGCTGGGTTTGCCCTTAAGGACGGAACCTCGGACTTCTTCCTGGACAGGGCCCTGACCCGCTGCAGCTGCTCTATCCACGCCGCCCGTCGTCTGCCCTGCCGCCACCTCTTTGCGGCACGCCTCCTCACGGGGGCAGCCTTATTCCACATGGACCTGCTCAGGGACTGCTGGGGGAGAGCCCCAGAGCCCTGA
- the ZSWIM9 gene encoding uncharacterized protein ZSWIM9 isoform X3: MPWRHSTYQECKTQHPSPRGARISGRVKLVFVEDQAVVETVFFLTSRTRALLRRFPRILLVDRLPGLQGALDLLAVLCVDGAGRARQAACCVARPGTPSLLRFALASLLQSAPDVKGRVRCLTAGPEVAAQLPAVRQLLPGARVQICRAQGLETLFSKAQELGGAGREDPGLWPRLCRLAGASSPAAYAEALAELRAHGPAAFVDYFERNWAPRRDMWVRFRAFEAARDLDACALVRGHRRRLLRRLSPSRSVAQCLRDLVAMQWADAAGEAAPEGPDGGGPWPEGEPGRGAHVEKERMKGLESGDWAGTPREGSIWRGAQLEKERARGVEARDRGGAQLESDSGRGWQVQDWRGSQSENEHWRGPEIRDWRGTPLEAEKDWGPEGYVGRGAWLEDGGPRALEGYTWRMAQLEGDSIRVLETTERRGAPFDPERAKSLEGSTWRGAQLHDERAHGLKARDWKGPQLEAEKGRGLEVRTWRGHHVEKPRELVPENGDQRGPPWGDERQRGPEVGEEREVRLGVKRRRDLEDVVLVHLGDTRVTGLENGEGARSVGPKGRGEQGMGCGGAGGRCLGLGNGVPCGPAVGTVCEGDPEWAGTRRVCLAAGESPQEGGQEEGPREPKRPCCPSAEEEVDWEPLAKFRAACGPELAELVAEELAFARQHGTRGFHWTGAGFALKDGTSDFFLDRALTRCSCSIHAARRLPCRHLFAARLLTGAALFHMDLLRDCWGRAPEP; the protein is encoded by the exons ATGCCATGGCGCCATTCAACGTATCAGGAATGCAAAACACAGCACCCCTCACCTCGTGGGGCTCGCATCTCCGGAAGG GTGAAGCTGGTGTTCGTGGAGGACCAGGCGGTGGTGGAGACCGTGTTCTTCCTGACGTCGCGCACCCGGGCGCTGCTGCGGCGCTTCCCGCGCATCCTCCTGGTGGACCGGCTGCCCGGGCTGCAGGGCGCGCTGGACCTGCTGGCGGTGCTGTGCGTGGACGGCGCGGGGCGCGCGCGCCAGGCCGCCTGCTGCGTGGCGCGCCCGGGCACGCCGAGCCTGCTGCGCTTCGCGCTGGCCTCGCTGCTGCAGAGCGCGCCCGACGTCAAGGGCCGCGTGCGCTGCCTGACGGCCGGGCCCGAGGTGGCGGCGCAGCTGCCGGCCGTGCGCCAGCTGCTGCCGGGCGCGCGCGTGCAGATCTGCCGCGCGCAGGGCCTGGAGACGCTCTTCAGCAAGGCCCAGGAGCTGGGCGGCGCCGGCCGCGAGGACCCGGGCCTGTGGCCGCGCCTGTGCCGCCTGGCCGGCGCCTCGTCGCCCGCCGCCTACGCCGAGGCGCTGGCCGAGCTGCGCGCCCACGGCCCGGCCGCCTTCGTCGACTACTTCGAGCGCAACTGGGCCCCGCGCCGCGACATGTGGGTGCGCTTCCGAGCCTTCGAGGCGGCCCGGGACCTGGACGCGTGCGCCCTGGTGCGCGGCCACCGCCGGCGCTTGCTGCGCCGCCTGAGCCCCTCGCGCAGCGTGGCGCAGTGCCTCCGCGACCTGGTGGCCATGCAGTGGGCCGATGCGGCCGGGGAGGCGGCGCCCGAGGGCCCCGACGGCGGGGGGCCTTGGCCAGAGggcgagccggggaggggagcCCACGTGGAGAAGGAAAGGATGAAGGGCCTGGAGAGCGGGGACTGGGCAGGGACCCCGAGAGAAGGAAGTATTTGGCGAGGCGCCCAGTTGGAGAAGGAGCGGGCCCGAGGAGTGGAGGCCAGAGACCGGGGAGGGGCTCAGTTAGAAAGTGACTCGGGGAGAGGGTGGCAGGTCCAAGACTGGAGAGGGTCCCAGTCGGAGAACGAGCACTGGAGAGGGCCAGAGATCAGAGACTGGAGGGGGACCCCGTTGGAGGCCGAGAAAGATTGGGGACCAGAAGGTTACGTAGGGAGAGGGGCCTGGTTGGAGGACGGTGGGCCGAGAGCATTGGAAGGGTATACCTGGAGGATGGCCCAGCTGGAGGGTGACAGCATTAGGGTGCTGGAGACCACAGAGCGGAGGGGGGCCCCGTTTGATCCTGAGAGGGCCAAGAGTCTTGAAGGGAGCACCTGGCGGGGGGCCCAGCTGCACGATGAGAGGGCACACGGACTGAAAGCCAGAGACTGGAAGGGGCCTCAGCTGGAagctgagaagggaagggggctgGAGGTCAGGACCTGGAGGGGGCACCATGTGGAGAAGCCCAGGGAGTTGGTCCCTGAGAATGGAGACCAAAGGGGGCCCCCGTGGGgagatgagaggcagagagggccagaggttggagaagagagggaagtgaGGTTGGGGGTCAAAAGAAGAAGGGATCTGGAAGATGTAGTTCTGGTCCATCTGGGGGACACGAGGGTGACAGGCCTGGAGAACGGAGAGGGAGCCCGGTCTGTGGGCCCCAAGGGCCGAGGAGAACAAGGCATGGGGTGTGGGGGTGCAGGAGGGAGGTGTCTAGGGCTGGGGAACGGAGTCCCGTGTGGGCCCGCCGTGGGAACTGTGTGTGAAGGCGATCCAGAATGGGCAGGGACGCGGAGAGTGTGCCTGGCCGCTGGGGAGAGCCCGCAGGAAGGGGGTCAAGAAGAAGGTCCACGGGAACCAAAGAGGCCTTGCTGCCCCTCCGCAGAGGAGGAGGTGGACTGGGAGCCCCTGGCCAAGTTCCGAGCGGCCTGCGGGCCAGAGCTGGCGGAACTGGTGGCCGAAGAGCTGGCCTTCGCCAGGCAGCATGGGACCCGGGGTTTCCACTGGACTGGAGCTGGGTTTGCCCTTAAGGACGGAACCTCGGACTTCTTCCTGGACAGGGCCCTGACCCGCTGCAGCTGCTCTATCCACGCCGCCCGTCGTCTGCCCTGCCGCCACCTCTTTGCGGCACGCCTCCTCACGGGGGCAGCCTTATTCCACATGGACCTGCTCAGGGACTGCTGGGGGAGAGCCCCAGAGCCCTGA